The Kosakonia sp. SMBL-WEM22 sequence CAGATATACAGGAATGAGGCAAAATCAACTTCTGCATATTCAGCTCAGGGACGTCAATCTGACAGAGGGCTATATAGACCTGCGCCTTGAAGGAAGTAAAACGCACAGGGAATGGCGTGTTCCTGTTGTCAGACAACTGCGTTTGCGATTGCAGCTTCTCCTCACACGGGCAACAGAAGCCGGAGCCGGGCCAAAAGATAATCTTTTCAATGTCAGTTTTTATATTGCCGGGAGAAAGGCAAAGTTCGAAAGAAATGATGTGAGTGTGATGCATCAAAAGATCCGCTCATTCTTTCGCCGTCTGTCAAAGGAGTGCGGGTTTGCCGTTTCGCCGCATCGTTTCAGACACACTCTTGCTACGGAACTGATGAAAGCACCTGAAAGGAATCTTCAGCTGGTCAAAGATTTACTGGGTCATCGTAGTGTCAGTACAACAATGGAATATGTGGAACTCAAGATGGACATTGTGGGAAAAACACTGGAAGAAGAATTGTCCCTGCACACAGATCTCTGTGTAGAAAGGGAATTACAACTATTGACACAAAACTGATTGACTGGGATTATTGCCAGTGATCGAGAGAAGGGAGCCTGTGTCAGCAGGCTCCCTCACTTGAGGGACTGATTCAGAAACGTTAACCAGTGCAGATACGCCTACACCGGAGGACATTCCGTAATGACCGGCCCCTGTATTAACCGCCCGTTAAGGATCTCATCTCTTAACCAGCGTGCTTTGATGCAAAATTAGTGGTGCCCGGACTCGGAATCGAACCAAGGACACGGGGATTTTCAATCCCCTGCTCTACCGACTGAGCTATCCGGGCAACGGGCCGCATTAAACCGTAATCGCCCGTGGGCGTCAACCAAATTTCCCGAAAACCCTTTCGGTTGCTCAACTTTGCGGCAAAACGCGCAAAACCGCGCCGAAAAACGGCGGCTGCACAAATCTTCCAGACTTTTACATAGCGTTGATGAATGCTATTTTTCGATAGTATACGGAGGCGAAATGTCTAAAGACTGGCTTGAGCTGCGACAGCATGCGGATACGGGGATTGAAACCATCCGCGCCCATTTTGAAGGGCATGCGTTCGACCCGCACTGGCATGACAGCTATCTGGTGGGTATCACTCTGTCCGGCACCCAACAGTTTCACTGCCGCCGCGAGCGCCACCATAGCCGACCGGGCGACGCCTTTTTACTCGAGCCAGGCGAGATCCACGATGGCGACGCGCCGGTAGAGGGCGGCTTTACCTATCTCACCTTTTACCTCGACGATCGCTGGCTCAACACTACGCTGCGCGGATTGTATGACGCGGTGCCTTCGAGCTACGCGCTGCACTTTTCCCACACCATCGCGCGCGAACCGCAGCTGATTCGCACCATTGCGCAAACCTTCTCTGCGCTGCACAGCGATGAGATGCGCATTGTCCAGCAGGGGACGATGGATGCGCTGCTCGGTGAGCTGACGCACCACTGCCAGTGGCGCAAACGCATCCCGACGCAGATCCAGAGCGTGGCGATTGCCCATCGCGCGCGGGATTACCTTCACGCGCATATCGGCGACAATATTGGCTTAACAGACCTGGCGCGCGAAACGGGAACCGATCGCTTTACGTTGACGCGCTGCTTTAAGCGCGAGTTTGGGTTAAGCCCACATGCATGGCTTGTTCAGCTGCGTCTCACTACTGCGCGGGCGCAGCTGGCGCGAGGCGATCAACCCGCCGATGTCGCTGCCGCCGTGGGATTTGCCGATCAGAGCCATCTCGGGCGCTGGTTCCAGCGCGCTTATCGTATCTCTCCGGCGCACTACCGCAGGCTGTGCACAAACCTTCCAGACGATAACCTCAAATAACGCGACATTGACAGGCTCATATCCAAAGGAGCCTGACAATGTCCCTGCTGTATACCTTCTTGCCGTACTTACTTTTTGCCTTTGTCGCGTCGATCACTCCCGGCCCGACCAATATCCTGATCCTCACCAGCAGCCAGCGCTTCGGCGTCAAAGCCACGCTGCCCGCGGTGATA is a genomic window containing:
- a CDS encoding site-specific integrase; this translates as MSDKNHHTTWEELLEEYFFARNLRAATEWSYAKVVKGFRKFTGTDKTPLMVTHHEVLRWRRYVLREKQQSAQTWNNKIAHLRALYNYAMESGLLPEGRNPFNNCTVQRDRKKKRTLNRSQLTRLYLIMQQAEIESNRKIFARGGRSALYPVWFWITVLDTLRYTGMRQNQLLHIQLRDVNLTEGYIDLRLEGSKTHREWRVPVVRQLRLRLQLLLTRATEAGAGPKDNLFNVSFYIAGRKAKFERNDVSVMHQKIRSFFRRLSKECGFAVSPHRFRHTLATELMKAPERNLQLVKDLLGHRSVSTTMEYVELKMDIVGKTLEEELSLHTDLCVERELQLLTQN
- a CDS encoding AraC family transcriptional regulator, whose protein sequence is MSKDWLELRQHADTGIETIRAHFEGHAFDPHWHDSYLVGITLSGTQQFHCRRERHHSRPGDAFLLEPGEIHDGDAPVEGGFTYLTFYLDDRWLNTTLRGLYDAVPSSYALHFSHTIAREPQLIRTIAQTFSALHSDEMRIVQQGTMDALLGELTHHCQWRKRIPTQIQSVAIAHRARDYLHAHIGDNIGLTDLARETGTDRFTLTRCFKREFGLSPHAWLVQLRLTTARAQLARGDQPADVAAAVGFADQSHLGRWFQRAYRISPAHYRRLCTNLPDDNLK